ATAGTTTGATTGTCATTAAAGAGTTCAATATCCACTTTATCCAACATCAACATGACACCCCACTAGTATGGTTGAGGCTAACATATTGAGTGTTAACTAGATATTTCATCTTAGTTCAAACATTTCATTAAACTACGTATTATGGATGCTCTAAGCATGGTGAACTTACATTTATGTCTAaacttttctaaaatataaatattaccaAATGAGAAGATATTGCTACCTGATAGTACTGGATATACACTGTTCAACAATAccgaaaaagaaagaagaaaagagagaTCCGATATTGCATCTGCAACCCTGACATCGCTTGTAAACAAGTATGCAAGTTTTTTTCCAAACGTCAAACAAAGAATGAAGAAGAATAAGCCAATGGTAATGGAAGTCCCCAACAAGACTTTTATTGTAAACTTCACTGCTTTAGCGTTTCCTCTTCCTAATTCATTCGCCACCCGAACACTGTATAAATGTTTAAATTTCAATATGACACGTATCAGTCACATACCAAAGTTTAATTAATACACAGAAAATTCTTAAGAAATCAACGATCACCTACCATGCTGAACCTAAGAAACCGAGGTTTATCATCAACTCCCATACGTTAATATTCAGGCTGTGAAAATTGTTGCCAATTAAGGAGATTGGTTTTCTAGCAAAATGAGTGGAAAAAGGAGGAATATGATCAAAAAAATTGATACCAAATAGAGAAGGCTGCTATTGCGACCTCGGCATCTTCCATGTATCCAGCAAGTAAGACCAGAAAAGCATTGTACCATAACTCTAAGCTACAcattgtttaaatcacagtttaACTTTTCATGTGACAAAAATCACTTCAATCGTAATAGAATTCATGTGCTTTTGTGGAAATGACTTTTTATGCATGGTTAAACCAAATAGTTTTTATACCACTGTTTGACTTTTCGGATTGATTGTAACAAAAATACTTACCAGACCATCACACCAGAGGATATTGAGAGCTTCACAACTGGTAACAGATCCTTAAAAGCAGCAACTGTGAATCCTTTCCATGAATGCGGACACCATCCCCCAAAAATGTAGATGAATTCGCCAATCACAAGGAACCAAGATGAAAACGACAGTGCAAGCATGGCACCTGAGAGCCCCATGTTCAACTTATATATAAAAAGTAGCGACAAAGGTATATGGATCGTGAATTGGAAAATTGAAATCCATGCGATGATCATGTTCTTTGACTGTGCTTGCAGATACATTTGTATAGTTAAGCTGAAAACGAAGTTGTATACAAAAGGGATGAACCATAAGGATATGTATCCACCACTGTTTGCTATTGATTCTTCCTCGCCAACAAGCTTAAAGATTTGTGTACCAAAGATGAAGACTGGGAGCAAGATGGTCAAAGTAATCAAGTCCACAATCCATGATCGT
The genomic region above belongs to Lactuca sativa cultivar Salinas chromosome 4, Lsat_Salinas_v11, whole genome shotgun sequence and contains:
- the LOC111908381 gene encoding protein DETOXIFICATION 24, whose protein sequence is MDDEMQTKLIQQGQEDDSDLKRRIWVESKKIWRVALPGIIARVCAFGTIVVTQSFIGHISETDLAGYALVQALSVRFVNGILLGMSSATETLCGQAFGAGQNHMMGIYLQRSWIVDLITLTILLPVFIFGTQIFKLVGEEESIANSGGYISLWFIPFVYNFVFSLTIQMYLQAQSKNMIIAWISIFQFTIHIPLSLLFIYKLNMGLSGAMLALSFSSWFLVIGEFIYIFGGWCPHSWKGFTVAAFKDLLPVVKLSISSGVMVCLELWYNAFLVLLAGYMEDAEVAIAAFSICLNINVWELMINLGFLGSACVRVANELGRGNAKAVKFTIKVLLGTSITIGLFFFILCLTFGKKLAYLFTSDVRVADAISDLSFLLSFSVLLNSVYPVLSGVAVGAGMQGAVAVVNFVCYYLIGIPLGALLGYTTTLEVKGIWIGLIGGVITQTITIIYLIWRTDWDDQVKKASERLGRFYLKLNEDPYEISNES